The Miscanthus floridulus cultivar M001 chromosome 6, ASM1932011v1, whole genome shotgun sequence genomic interval aatcttgaaaattAGATTCAAATTTGGGAAAAAAATCTAGAGATAGATTTCAGGACATGACAAACCGAAGTAAAGTATTTATTAGTCTCATAAAAATATCTCAAGAAGCTTCAAAAAGTTATAATAACCTTATAAAAGGAAAAATGTTAAAAGGACTTGAAAATTTCCAAAACATTTTTAGTTGATCTGTAGACGTGTTCTTGTAACATTTGCTCCGGAGTTCGGATCGAAGTTCCCCCTCCGCTCACCGGCTCCCCTCTTGTCACCGGAACTCCCTTTCCACCTCTCACGAGGCCATGACATTGCGACTGCCTAAGATCCCTCGCTTGCCGGCTGTCGCTCCCTCTCCCTACCGGCCGACGAGCGGGGGAGCCGAAATGGAGGTGGTGAACACGCCCAGCCCGGAGCTAGCCCTCACCAACTGCGCCTTCGTCTCCGCCGCCGACCTCCGCCGACTCCTCGACTCCATTGCCCTCGTCGGCGAAGCCCTCGTCCTCACCATAAGATATCCTTACTCCATCTCACTAGTCCATTTGTCCTACTTGTGGTTGTGGCTGGTTGGAGCCTTCGTCGGGTGATCCGACCCTCGCGTTTTGTTCCTTCTCCGAATACCGTACTAGGCTATTAGCTGATGATGAATGATTTCTATCATATGCGACCTCTCGTTGCATTACGTAATCTGCCAACTCGAGCAGCGGCCAGGGGTATTCATCTTAGTGACATATTCTCATTCTCCACATTGGGGCAGCATACTAGATTCTGTGTTGTTTGTAGAATGACAGCAATGGCCCAAAGTTAGCTTAGTAATTCATATAGGATATGTAGTGTATGTTTTATTATTTATAAATAGGTTTTGGTTTAGCTTTGATAAAAAATTGGCTTCAATTTTTGCTCAGTTCAGCTATTGAAGTACTAGATTTGAGCAGCCTATGTAGATGAATAGCTTATTAACTGACTACATGGGAATAACTTATGGTGTCTATTATAGTTTGGGAATCACTACTTTGGGATGTGATTGTTTTGGGGGGAATAACTACTTTGagatgtgattttttttttctcttttaagagcatctccaagtgtCTTTCTGAAATTTATTCTTTAAATCATCATTTGAAGAGTCATTTGAGtaaaaatcgctttctatatctttgtactctccaacaacttttctatatcttattcgcactctagagagccatcctcactctccatctttggctagcgagaaatccaaAATAGATAATGTCTATATTTAGAGATCCATTTAAAGAGACTGTTGGGCtatttttttcaccaaaatctctattcctacgAATTAGAAAGGATATAAACAGTCTCTTGGAATTGCTCTAAGGCCCGGTTTGGCAATTTGGTAGTAATTTTTTGACATGTAGTGTGGAATCCTTAACGGACACGGCTCATGATGCCATTGCAGAACGGAATCCACCATCGGCATGCGAAGGTTTCTGCTGGTGGCTCTGTTACAGTCAGCGGTTCTAGATTTTAACACATCACCATGACCTTACTTCTCACAGTTCTTTCTCTGGTCATTTATTTTGTTAATTTGTGCTCAGCTTTGTTCCTCCTGATGATTTTAAGCTGGCTTTGATTACACTAGATCTATCGTATGTCAAGGCAAAACAGAGAAGAACGTGACTGATCTATCTGGAGATGTTGATAATGGACAGAGAACACATGGTATGATGTCTCGAGGGAAGGGGGGAGGAACTTTTATTACTCTTCTTACTTATTAGAGATATGTAAAGACTAGCGCATCTACCACATGTAACTTGTACTATATATATGAAATGAAAGCCACCCCCACAATGGGTGTGAGGTGTTCTCCTATTCTCTACACTTATGTTTCCTTTTAACTCAAATTATGTTGTTATCTCAATTTAGGTGATGATAGTGACCTTCATGTCATCATCTTTGATGAAATTGATGCTATTTGCAAGGTAAATCACCTTTACCCTCTGCTTCACATCCTTTTATATTTCCACTTATTCAAGCTCTCCCAACACATGAGGATGAGCTGTATCTTTCCTGTTAGTGTAGACAGGTCAGTGTTCGATTTTTTCAATCACATCAGTTTGGTGGCAGGAAGGAGCTTTGTAATGTGGCTAACATTTTGTGCACGTCTGTTTTTGCTACTTCGAAGATAAACACCTCTCCAGAATTCTATGTTCTGTGTATATCATATGATAGAAATCATTCATcattaaataaatattattatttgcgAAGACAATGTCATGTTATTATTTCTCTAATACATTGTGTTAAatcagagcgggagctctctgcactaggtacgcccttATTTTTTTATTGTGTTAAATCAGAACTGtgatctcattttccaccatgATCCTTAGCACTTAATAGCAGCTTTAAATTTCTATGATTTATTTAGCAGTACTTTCTTCGCAGCACCTGCCCGTTTAGGTTGCCTTATCAATTATGACAAAGTTTTCATGTCTTCTTGAAAATCTGTTTGTGTAGTCGAGAGGTTCCACCAGGGATCATACAAGTGTACATGACAGCATTGTAAATCAGATACGAACAATGATATTTTTCCCTGTAATTCAAGTCGTGTTTGATTGTGCTATTTTCGTGGGTGTATTTAATGATATTTGACCAACCTGTGTACTATTTAAATAGATGGTGTTGAAGCGCTAAACAATGTTTTGCTTATCAGAATGACGAATAGGAAGGATTTGCTTGATGAAGCTTTGTTGAGGTGAATTCCAATACTGCGTATATTTTTTTTACACTGTCTGTTCAATCTTTAGAATGAATATTCAATAGTAATGACAATACACATCTTGTCTATCCAGAGAGCTGGAAGGATCTAATGTCGAGCACTGTCTAATGGTTGATGCTATTTGGCACTCAGACCTGGACGGTTGGAAGTGCACATTGAAATAAGCCTACCTGATGAAAATGGGCGCATTCAAATTCTTCAAATTCACACAAataaaatgaaagagagctcattTCTTTCTCCAGATGTTAATCTTCAAGAGTTTCATATGTGTGTTATTCGTTATTCCTCCTATGCTACATGCAAAAGCTGGTAATTTCTGTTGCCTCATGTAGTTCCATTAATATTGCTTCATAAAAGTCAATCTATCCTTTTTGAACAGCTGATGTGCCATGTCTGCCATTTTCTCAAAAAAGAGGGAATGTTCCTAGGAATACAAGTAACTGTATCATTGAATCTCTCTCCTTATTTTTAATGGCATTCCCTATATTTTTTTAGTGTAAATGCGATTCCATTATTTGATATTCTTACTTTTGCAAAGTTCTTGATAATAACAATATATGAACTCTGTTAGGACACAATTAATCATGCAAAGCACTAAAAGTAACATATGCCTATCTTAATGAAGCTGCACGAATCAAGAACTACAGTGGGGCAGAACTGGAAGATGTTGTTAAAACTTAAAAGTGCAGTTTCATATGCTTTGAACTGTCAAATTATTATGGATGACCTCAGCAAGCCTTTGGATGAGGAAAGCATTAAGGTCACTATGGATGACTGTGTGAATGGGCTTCAAGAACTTACCCCTGCATTTGGAGCATCTACTGATAACCTTGAAAGATGCAGGTTTGTATCACACATCCCAAACATTTGATTTAAAGAATTTTTGCTTGATGTTTTATATATTCTGAAGACCTCAATGAATTAAATAGCATGGTTTCAGGATTAGAAAGATTAATTACTTATATAGCCTGATCGAATATCCCTAGAAAACTTTCAACTCCGCCTATGGACTATGGTTAGGGAGATACCACTATGCTACTATCTATCTGATTTGTTTTCTGTTAGGCAGTGCATTTAGCACTGACGTAGTGACGTTTGAAGCACCAGATGTTTTTTCGAGAACACGCCTGACCACGTTTTTCAAAGAGGAGAAAGCAGTACAGAAGCAGAGTGACACCTTGAGTCACCAGATGTCATTCATGATTGTTGTTGGAGATCCATTGTCTAAAGCAACAGGACACATTGAATAGTTTGGAGTTTATTTAGaagatatacaacaacaacaacaaagcctttaagtcccaaacaagttggggtaggctcgagttgaaacccagcagaagcaatcaaggttcaggcacgtgaatagctgtcttcc includes:
- the LOC136458983 gene encoding vesicle-fusing ATPase-like isoform X1, which gives rise to MQKLLMCHVCHFLKKEGMFLGIQLHESRTTVGQNWKMLLKLKSAVSYALNCQIIMDDLSKPLDEESIKVTMDDCVNGLQELTPAFGASTDNLERCRLLEYVAIGPHCSNLDLSNTSGSPQESSSKGGLVWESSSLILQLCSLILRWSDFIGFLEGSR
- the LOC136458983 gene encoding uncharacterized protein isoform X3, whose product is MQKLLHESRTTVGQNWKMLLKLKSAVSYALNCQIIMDDLSKPLDEESIKVTMDDCVNGLQELTPAFGASTDNLERCRLLEYVAIGPHCSNLDLSNTSGSPQESSSKGGLVWESSSLILQLCSLILRWSDFIGFLEGSR
- the LOC136458983 gene encoding vesicle-fusing ATPase-like isoform X4, which produces MQKLLMCHVCHFLKKEGMFLGIQLHESRTTVGQNWKMLLKLKSAVSYALNCQIIMDDLSKPLDEESIKVTMDDCVNGLQELTPAFGASTDNLERCRLLEYVAIGPHCSNLDLSNTSGSPQESSSKGDEFLAIEHNDRF
- the LOC136458983 gene encoding uncharacterized protein isoform X2, coding for MPILMKLHESRTTVGQNWKMLLKLKSAVSYALNCQIIMDDLSKPLDEESIKVTMDDCVNGLQELTPAFGASTDNLERCRLLEYVAIGPHCSNLDLSNTSGSPQESSSKGGLVWESSSLILQLCSLILRWSDFIGFLEGSR